A stretch of Geobacter sp. DNA encodes these proteins:
- the htpX gene encoding zinc metalloprotease HtpX yields the protein MNQLKTTLLLSLLTVLMVLMGSAIGGKTGMVFAFCMALAMNFFSYWFSDKIVLKMYGAQEIGENDHPAFYGMIRRLALQAGLPMPKVYIVPSESPNAFATGRNPDHAAVAATEGILRILSPEELEGVMAHELAHVKNRDILVSTIAATFAGAISMLGNMLQWGAMLGAGRSDEDGEGAGGLIGSLAMAIIAPIAAMLIQMAVSRSREYLADESGARICGQPLALANALRKLHTASQMIPMQEARPASAHLFIVNPLTGGSLMSLFSTHPPMEERIARLEAMSPR from the coding sequence ATGAATCAACTCAAGACAACCCTTCTCCTTTCACTGCTCACCGTGCTGATGGTCCTGATGGGGAGCGCCATCGGCGGCAAGACCGGCATGGTCTTCGCCTTCTGCATGGCACTCGCCATGAACTTCTTCTCCTACTGGTTCTCCGACAAGATCGTCCTGAAGATGTACGGCGCCCAGGAGATCGGCGAAAACGACCATCCCGCTTTCTACGGCATGATTCGCCGCCTGGCGTTGCAGGCCGGCCTCCCCATGCCGAAGGTCTACATCGTCCCTTCGGAGAGCCCCAACGCCTTTGCCACCGGACGCAACCCGGATCATGCCGCGGTCGCCGCCACCGAGGGGATCCTGCGCATCCTCTCCCCGGAGGAGTTGGAAGGGGTCATGGCCCATGAATTGGCCCACGTCAAGAACCGTGACATCCTCGTCTCCACCATTGCCGCCACCTTTGCCGGCGCCATCTCCATGCTCGGCAACATGCTGCAGTGGGGGGCCATGCTCGGTGCCGGCCGGAGCGACGAAGATGGCGAGGGAGCAGGCGGACTGATCGGTTCGCTGGCCATGGCGATCATTGCCCCGATTGCTGCCATGCTGATCCAGATGGCGGTCTCCCGCTCCCGCGAATACCTGGCCGACGAAAGCGGCGCCCGCATCTGCGGCCAGCCCCTGGCCCTGGCAAACGCCCTGCGCAAGCTCCACACGGCCTCGCAGATGATCCCGATGCAGGAAGCGCGCCCCGCATCGGCGCACCTCTTCATCGTCAACCCGCTCACCGGCGGCAGCCTCATGTCCCTCTTCTCCACCCATCCCCCCATGGAGGAGCGGATCGCCCGGCTGGAAGCGATGAGCCCCC
- a CDS encoding AI-2E family transporter, with protein sequence MDRKLYVTLFVLFMTCLFLYLVYVILSPFLNALGWAGVIWTVTIPLHARLLQRCKGREITAAALMTTVVVLTLIIPIMILGISLTQETAAAYSYLESAAQGSRLLEFQDLLNHPLVGPWLKRIMPMIQPVSQEMDTMLLDAVKRGVSSLLNYSTGILKNFFGFFINMVLMVITLFFLYKDGRRMQEGFWRVVAISENNRQIIIATIKRVVRAVMYGIFLTCLVQGALGGLGFWVAGLPSPFLFGALMAICALVPLVGTALVWLPGAGYLLLHGEILKGVLLIAWGVLVVGSIDNFIRPLFISGKAQLPILVIALGALGGLLAFGLLGVMIGPIILAMIIVFFDLYQSEGPLNKGTENG encoded by the coding sequence ATGGACCGCAAACTATATGTGACATTATTCGTTCTTTTCATGACCTGCCTCTTTCTTTACCTTGTCTATGTCATTCTTTCGCCGTTTCTGAATGCGCTGGGCTGGGCTGGAGTCATCTGGACCGTTACCATCCCGCTCCACGCCAGGCTGCTGCAACGCTGCAAAGGCCGGGAAATAACCGCAGCCGCGCTGATGACCACGGTGGTTGTCCTTACACTGATCATCCCCATTATGATTCTGGGCATCTCTCTGACGCAGGAGACAGCAGCAGCCTATTCCTATCTCGAAAGCGCTGCCCAGGGCTCTCGCCTGCTCGAATTTCAGGACCTGTTGAACCACCCGTTGGTCGGCCCCTGGCTGAAACGGATTATGCCAATGATCCAGCCTGTCAGCCAGGAGATGGATACCATGCTGCTGGATGCCGTAAAGCGAGGGGTTTCCTCCCTGCTCAACTACTCCACTGGCATCCTGAAAAACTTTTTCGGCTTTTTCATCAACATGGTCCTGATGGTGATCACGCTGTTTTTCCTCTACAAGGACGGTCGGCGGATGCAGGAAGGATTCTGGCGGGTTGTTGCCATCAGCGAAAATAATCGACAGATCATAATCGCCACGATCAAGCGTGTCGTGAGAGCCGTGATGTACGGCATCTTTCTCACTTGCCTGGTGCAGGGAGCGCTGGGGGGGCTCGGTTTCTGGGTCGCCGGGTTACCGTCGCCGTTTCTCTTTGGCGCTTTGATGGCGATCTGTGCCCTGGTCCCCCTGGTCGGAACGGCCCTGGTCTGGCTGCCCGGTGCCGGATACCTGCTGCTCCACGGCGAAATTCTGAAGGGGGTGTTGTTGATCGCCTGGGGGGTTCTGGTGGTCGGTTCCATCGACAATTTCATCAGGCCGCTCTTCATCAGCGGCAAGGCCCAGCTCCCCATCCTGGTGATAGCCCTCGGCGCCCTGGGCGGCCTCCTGGCATTCGGGCTTCTGGGTGTAATGATAGGACCGATCATCCTGGCCATGATCATCGTTTTCTTCGACCTATACCAGTCTGAAGGCCCGCTGAACAAGGGGACTGAAAACGGCTGA